In Streptomyces canus, one DNA window encodes the following:
- a CDS encoding TetR/AcrR family transcriptional regulator, with amino-acid sequence MTKADSAGTRKRRQRNSINAEEILGGAFEVARGTSLDQLSMPILAEHLGVGVTSIYWYFRKKEELLNAMTDIAVDKYLRLMPEVRADDTWQNMLSSHFRVQREIHREDAVLSDLLLIRTSTYSREATRRIMELLESVVAKLVADGFTPDNAMMVCNAIGVYTRGSIIHERILRLANAPMTDPARQRRITDWFHFPVLDGLIDRHPISGTSDEDFEFSVARLMCGFEVLLSEQSQRPRKTARGSTAARGTTTARKAPARKKAGS; translated from the coding sequence GTGACCAAGGCCGATTCCGCCGGGACGCGTAAGCGTCGTCAGCGTAACTCGATCAACGCCGAGGAGATCCTCGGGGGTGCCTTCGAGGTCGCGCGGGGCACCTCGCTCGACCAGCTGAGCATGCCGATCCTCGCCGAGCATCTGGGTGTCGGCGTCACCAGCATCTACTGGTACTTCCGGAAGAAGGAAGAGCTGCTCAATGCGATGACGGACATCGCCGTCGACAAGTACCTGCGGCTGATGCCGGAGGTCCGGGCGGATGACACCTGGCAGAACATGCTGTCCTCGCACTTCCGCGTGCAGCGCGAGATCCACCGCGAGGATGCGGTCCTCTCCGATCTGCTGTTGATCCGCACCTCCACATACAGTCGTGAGGCGACCCGCCGCATCATGGAACTGCTCGAGTCCGTGGTGGCGAAACTGGTCGCGGACGGTTTCACGCCCGACAACGCGATGATGGTGTGCAACGCCATCGGTGTGTACACCCGCGGTTCGATCATCCACGAGCGCATCCTTCGGCTGGCCAACGCGCCGATGACCGACCCCGCCCGCCAGCGTCGCATCACGGACTGGTTCCACTTTCCCGTCCTGGACGGCTTGATCGACCGCCATCCGATCTCCGGGACGAGTGACGAGGACTTCGAGTTCAGCGTTGCGCGCCTGATGTGCGGGTTCGAGGTCCTCCTTAGCGAGCAGAGCCAGCGGCCTCGCAAGACGGCGCGCGGATCGACGGCCGCGCGGGGCACGACGACCGCTCGTAAGGCCCCTGCTCGCAAAAAAGCCGGATCCTGA
- a CDS encoding cytochrome P450, with protein MAQTEQTTSDADERDALIAQRCPYSDLVMQGGSREPLAGYAELDSLRDAGPAHTLGTGQIIYTTYDLVQEVAQRADVFHSKFYDPVTGEEAAFTLVPHQIDGPIHVKWRRLLASSFSPGTVARLEGSLRARVNEIIDGFIDRGHCDFAKEFALRFPTSIFLKHIIGLPVEELDKFIAWETDILHPESTDRAEAYRASVRAQTEVTAYLSQILEERRKTPAEERGSDLISRAMDWQIDGEPIPHQDLLSFYLLLFQAGLDTVTASLGYGFHHLASHPADRERIAADPSVIPNAIEEFLRVYSVVNIVRTAMTDTEVDGCPVKKGQRFILSLPSGNRDEQHFPDAATVDFDRTDISHLAFGAGPHRCLGSHLARQELVIAYEEWHKRIPVYEIDPDIPFDESRSMLLGLHSLPLRWDPAAVRR; from the coding sequence ATGGCGCAGACGGAGCAGACCACGAGCGATGCGGATGAGCGGGATGCGCTGATCGCACAGCGATGCCCCTACAGTGACCTGGTGATGCAGGGCGGCAGCCGCGAACCGCTCGCCGGTTACGCGGAACTGGACTCCCTGCGGGACGCCGGACCGGCACACACGCTCGGCACCGGCCAGATCATCTACACCACCTACGACCTGGTGCAGGAGGTCGCCCAGCGCGCCGACGTGTTCCACAGCAAGTTCTACGATCCGGTGACCGGCGAGGAGGCGGCATTCACCCTCGTGCCGCATCAGATCGACGGCCCGATCCACGTGAAGTGGCGCAGGCTGCTCGCCTCGTCCTTCTCACCCGGCACCGTCGCCCGCCTGGAAGGCTCCCTCCGCGCGCGCGTCAACGAAATCATCGACGGGTTCATCGACCGCGGTCACTGCGATTTCGCCAAGGAATTCGCGCTCAGGTTCCCGACCAGCATCTTCCTCAAGCACATCATCGGCCTGCCGGTCGAAGAACTGGACAAGTTCATCGCGTGGGAGACCGACATCCTGCACCCGGAGTCGACGGATCGGGCCGAAGCGTACCGGGCCTCGGTCCGGGCCCAGACCGAGGTCACCGCATACCTGTCGCAGATCCTGGAGGAGCGCAGGAAGACGCCGGCCGAGGAGCGCGGCTCCGACCTCATCTCGCGCGCCATGGACTGGCAGATCGACGGTGAGCCGATCCCGCACCAGGACCTGCTCTCCTTCTATCTCCTGCTGTTCCAGGCCGGTCTGGACACCGTCACCGCCTCGCTCGGCTACGGCTTCCACCATCTGGCGAGCCATCCGGCCGACCGGGAGCGGATCGCGGCCGACCCGTCGGTGATTCCCAACGCGATCGAGGAGTTCCTCCGCGTCTACTCGGTCGTGAACATCGTGCGGACGGCGATGACCGACACCGAAGTGGACGGCTGCCCGGTGAAGAAGGGCCAGCGGTTCATCCTCAGCCTGCCGTCCGGGAACCGCGACGAGCAGCACTTCCCGGACGCCGCGACGGTCGACTTCGACCGCACCGACATCTCGCATCTGGCGTTCGGTGCGGGGCCGCACCGGTGCCTCGGGTCTCACCTCGCGCGACAGGAGCTGGTGATCGCCTACGAGGAGTGGCACAAGCGCATTCCGGTGTACGAGATCGATCCGGACATCCCGTTCGACGAATCGCGCAGCATGCTGCTGGGGCTGCACAGCCTCCCCCTGCGGTGGGACCCTGCCGCCGTCCGCAGGTAG